The Fervidicoccaceae archaeon DNA segment AGTACTATGATGAAGGATATGGTATCAGGATGCCTCCTGTGTATTTGACGTCGCTTTTCGAGCAGCCAAACAGGAAGACGGGAGAAACAAAAATAATAGATGGGGTAAGGGAGCTCAAGTATTCGAGAGAAGAAAATCCTACTACGAGGTCTCTGGAAAAAGCCATTGCCAAACTGGAAGAAGGAGAAGATGCTTTGGCCTTCAACAGTGGAATGGGGGCTATATCAAGCGTACTCCTTTCTAGGCTGAGTTCTGAATCAAAAGTTGTAATACCAATGGAGGCTTATTCAGGTACGATTGCATTGTTGGTCAATCTCTCAAAAAAAATTGGATTCAAGCTTGAAAAGGTTTGGCCTTCAACAGAAAAGATCATTGAAGCTATTGAGAAAGATGCAGATTTAGCGATAGTGGAGACGATAACTAATCCAACTCTGAGAGTTGTGGATATTGGCGAGATAGCCAAGGTAAGTGCCGAGAAAGGAACTTTCTTGATTGTCGACAACACTTTTGCTTCTCCCATATTGTATACTCCATTATTGCATGGAGCTTCCTTAGTTATAGAGAGCACAACTAAGTATATCAGCGGTCACAACGATGTTGTGGGTGGAGTAATTGCTGGTAAAAGGGAAGATGTTTTATTTCTATGGGAGTGGAGAAAGCTCCTTGGTACAATAATGCAGCCATTCGAGGCTTTTCTGGTTCTCAGGGGCATGAAAAGTTTTGCAGTTAGGATGGAGGCACACTCCAGGAATGCTCTCGCGGTTGCTGAGTTCCTATCGGAACATCCAAGAGTCTCTGAGGTTTACTATCCTGGATTAGAGAGCAATCCTTATAGAGAAATTGCCTCTAGACTGTTTAGGAAAAAAATGTATGGGGGAGTTGTTTCCTTCAAAGTTAAAGGAGGAAGAGATTTTGCTCTCTCTGTGCTGAGAAAGCTGAAAATAATAATTCCCTCTCCTAGCTTTGGAGGACCTGAAAGTCTGTTAACCTATCCCATAATTTCCGCTTCAAAATATATCCAGGAGGAGGATCGGAGGGCGTTGGGAATAACGGAGGATTTGCTTAGACTCTCAGTTGGACTGGAAGATGTAGATGATATTATCGAGGACCTTGATCAAGCTCTCTCATGATAAATAAGGATTAAGTATTTACCCAATGCCTAGCTCTTTTTTCCAAAGGTAGCCAGCAGATCCCTCGAAAGTTGCTTAAGCGCAGCATACACAGTAGTTTTCCTCAATAAATCGGGATTTCCATAGGCATTCTCTATTCTATCATCTCTCTCTATCCTGAAGATCTTTCCAATGTTTTCCTTCTGATATGCATCCAGAATCTCAGAATAAAGTTTTGGAGAACCAGCACCCTCATTCAGAATTAAGGCTATGGGCAAAATCCCTATTTCCGAGAACATTCGTATAAGGTTGATTGTCGGATGTATCGAGAGCTTGCTCGATGAAGATATCACGAGGGGGTAAAGCTTTTCTTTCATGAATCTCAGCACATTCAAAGTGATATCGGAGAGACCTGGGGGCATATCTATGACTAAGAAGTCCAACTTCCCCCAAATGGTTATGGAGAGTATTTCCTTAAATGCCTCATTGAGCTCTTTTCCCCTTAAGGGAGTTGGATTATTCTTTGTGAAAAAGGCAAGTGTCATTAGCTTTATGCCTTCTACTTCCACAGGCAAAATTCCCTTATCTTCTCTGGGCATAGCCACATTCAAGTCTAATCCAAGTACCAAATGCGTGCTTGGATTAGTGAAGTCGAGATCAAGCAGTCCAACTGATGCTCCTGAATCAGCAAGAGAAAGGGCTAACAGAGAAGAGATTGTTGTCTTTCCTACTCCTCCCTTGTAGCTAACGGCTGGGAGTATAACGGAGATCTCTTTCAGTCTGATGGGGATTGTGTTATCTCTGGGATCTTCATTCCTCATCATAGCTGATCTCCTCTATGTATATCCCTCTTCCTTTCAGCACTTCATAATCTCTTGATCCGCATCTAGGACATTTGATGAATGAATGAATTGCTTCAGGTATGAAGTGGATCATCTCTGATGCCTCAGCCCCAAGCTCTTCTGGGAGAAGCTTCCAAGAATATCCACATGCTCTGCACTTCAGCTCTACCTCAATTGTCCTATATTCGATCTTTGCTACCTTAACATTATATTGATTCAGAAGCTCCCTCAATGCGAAGTCCAAAATATCTAAGTCAATGGATTGGAGAATGCCTACGCCTATGACTATTTTATTGAAAGCTCTGCCCCCGTGCTTTTCTGATAGATATGTAGCTATCGATTCCGCCAATGCCCATTCGTGAACCAATCTGGAGCACCACGCATTTTCTCTTTTTTTAAGAAAAAAAGAGTTCCGCTTATCTGTACTTGAGGAGAATCAGCGTCGGCAAAATCTATGGAGAGAAGCCCAAGAAGTATTGAAGTATTGAGCTCTGCAGGGGAGAGAGCAATATTGATAAGAGAAAGAAGAGCAGAATTAATAGACCCATAGCATCAGTTCCTATCCTTTCACTTTCAGCTGCCCCCTCGGCATATGTGTATATAATTTTAAAGGCATATCCAGTGGACAGCACGATGGCTGTGAAGTATACTATAGCTAATATGTTCCATGGAGTCCCTGCTGAAAATGTGCCCAAGAATATGTAGAGTTCACTCCAGAAGCTCAGGAATGGTGGTAGACCAAGAAGGGCTAGAGCGCTTCCTATCACTACGAATTTATAGCTACCTCCAAGTCTTGAGAGGCTGTTGACTTCGCTTGTTTTGAGCCTGCTCAGGAGTGCAAAGGATATCAGAAGCAGTGAGGCCTTGGGAATTTCATGTGCGATCATCTGCAGAATAGAGTAGCTCCTGGCTAAAGTAGTTCCTGCAGATAGACCTAGAACTATGTATCCTATCTGAGAGAGAGTGCTGTAGGAAAGAAGTTTTCTCAGGTCACCCTGCACTATAGAGGAGAGAGAGCCAACGAGGGATCCTATTAGGGCTAAGGAGGATATAACAAGAGCTGTCGCAGGACTCATAGAAGCTATGGTTCCAACAATGTAGGATGTCGCTGGCAAGATTGAGGATACCTCAACTGCGAGGAGAAGGGGGTGCATGCCAACGTACACGCTTGGAAGCCACACATACATTGGAAAGAGAGCAATTTCAGCTCCAAAGCCTATAGCCATGAGAGCTTTGGAGAGAGAAGCTGCGCCGAGGAGAAGTTCTGGAAAAGCAAGAGATCCTGTCTCTGAAATAGCTAAAATTAGGCCAAACAGTCCTACTATCGAGCTGGGTAAACAGATAATAGCATATTTTAATGCAGCCTCATAGCCATCATTGCTCCTATAAAGTGCGAGGCTTCCTATCATGACCATTGCTATTATTTCCCAGTAGATGAATAATCTGAGGGCACTGTCTGTTATCAAAAGGAGTATGGATGTGCCAACGAAGTAAACTCCTAGCATTGAAAACATTGCCCTTCTCTCTACCCTATATAGCTCTGCTATGAGAAGCGATACTATTAGTGTCAGTACTCCCATTGAACCAATTAGACCAGCCACGCCTCTAGCATTGAAGCATAGATATGCCATAGCTATTCCTGTAGCTATGGACAGCACATTTACGATTAGGTCCTTCAAGTACCTTGCTATGACGTGTATTGAATATGAGAGAATAGTATAAGCAAGTAGTAGCACGGCAATCTGAGACTCCAAATTCATGGAGCAAACACCACCAGAGCAATTATTATGAGAACCACTATTGCTATCATTCCTCTCAGCCCCTGAGAAGCTTTCCCACTGTTCAGTTTGGAAGCTGCCATTGATATGTATCGGTAAAAAACCTCTCCGATCCTATTATATGCAATATCAATTCCAAATGAGGACTCAATGCTCTTTCTCATGATGTTGCTTATGCTCACATTTGTCCTAGGTATGAAGAATGCGCAGAGTATTCCAAGCAGAACTCCAAGGAATGGAAGTGTCTCTATCTCTAGCTTGAGGCCGCTTCCTCCTAAATACCTAGAGATGATTATAGTTGGGACAATTGCTATTAGAGTCATCGCGAGAAGGAATAAATTCACGCCTGTCATCAGAGGTGTTCTCTCTTTATCATGAGCTCCTTCATTGCTAGTTCTTCCGAGAAAGGACAAAACGAATGGCCTCATTATGAAAATGGCCATCAGGAAGGACATAGTTCCAGCTATCAGATAATATTCCAGAAGGGAAAAGTGGGGAATCATCCCGACAAACAGCTCTTCCTTCACAATTCCAGCAGATAGAGGAGGAAGACCTGCAGCGCTTAGAGCCCCTATTAAGAATCCAGCTGTCTCAATTTTGAATCCCTTTCCCCAAAGTCCCTTCAGCCTCGAGATATCCCTTGTGTGGAGGGAGTGCTCTACTCTTCCACTCACAAGGAATAAAAGTGCCTTGAAGAGAGCATGATTGAAGAGGTATAGTAGGGCAACGTAGAACTCCCCAAGACATATTGCTATGAACATGAGTGAGAGGGAACTAAGTGTGCTGAAGGCCAGGACTCTCTTTATATCCATTGAAACCAAGCCAGCTAGCGAAGAGAGGTAAAGAGTAATTATAGATACTGCTAGAAGAAAAGCAACAGCTGCTTGATTTCCAAGGAAAATTGGATAGAATCTTAGCATGAGATATACTCCAGCTTTAACCATTGTGGCAGCATGGAGCAGTGCGCTTACTGTGGTGGGCCCTTCCATAGCATCGGGAAGCCATGTGTGCAGCGGAAATTGAGCGGACTTCCCCATTGCCGCGAGAACCAGGAGTGGTAAAAAGGGAATAAGTTTCAATGAAAGCTGCTGAGAGGACAGAATCGCTGGAATGCTGGATTCTCCGTAATATAGAGCAATAGAGGCAAATGCCATTAAACCAACGTCTCCAATTCTGGTCATGATCAGGGCCTTCATTCCAGCCCTCCTGGCTTCTTTCCTTTCCCACCAATACGCTATTAAAAGCGCACTGCACACTCCAACAAGCTCCCAATTGAGGAGTAGATATATTATGTCGGAGGCTAGAACTAAGTTCAGCATTGCTCCAACGAAGAGAGAAATCAGAGAATAATACCTTGTAAAGTCCTTAGCATTCTTCATATAGTCAACACTGTAGATAGCGACTGCACTTCCAATGAGGCTCACAACAAGGGAGAAGAAGGCGGATAGCCTATCTAGATATAGCGATATATGTGGAAGAAATTGTATCTCTATTGGAAGATATGGCAGAGATATTAAATACATTGATATTGCTAGAGAAAGAATTGCTGAGGCAATTGCAAGCAGCTCAGCAATTGCTCTCCTTCTGAAAAGAAGGATAAGAGCAGAGGCTACAAAGCTGTTGAGGGAGAGGATTGCGAGAAGATTTGTTGTGGTTTCCACTTTTTCATCACCCCGAGTGCTCTCTCAGTTCATCGAAATCCTCAACCTTCCTGCTCTTAGAAAGGGATATGAGAAAGGATATGAGAACAGCTTCCGAAATTCCAGAAATGCTTGCTATTAGAACTATGGCAAATGAAGATGGACATATGGAGGAAATAAGATAAACTGCTCCAATTGATGCTGAAAAGATTCCCAATATGAACCTAAAGAGGCTTCTATAGGTTAGAATAGCAGCTATGCCCGCACTTATGAGGAGAGAAGATAAAATTGCTGTCAATACTGGTATCATTTTCTAGCACCTCCAAGCAAAATTATGATTATTCCTATGGCTATCACTAGAGCAGTAGCAAGGGAAGTTATGTCTAGATAGCTTATCGGGAGAGTGGGGGAAAGAATGCATGAACCCCCTCTAGGACCCGCTATTTTAATTGCTGTTGAAAAGAGAACAGAAACTAGGGCAGGTATAACTATCAGCTTCAATAGCTTGCCCGATGAGGCTATTACTGCTTCTTTTTTGCTGAGAAGAATGGTTGAGACATATGTGAGAGCAGTTAGTCCGCCGCTGTAAATGAGAACGACTGCTAATCCTGCCTTAGGATCCACTTCAGCAGCTATGGAGAGACCTATGAGCAGAGAGCCAAAAAGGATAGATACTATGCTGAGAGACCACTTCTCTGTAATCAATGAAAATATGATGACAGCGCTCCCTAGTATGGCCAGGGCTGAAGCGATAATG contains these protein-coding regions:
- a CDS encoding cystathionine gamma-synthase family protein, which produces MKKGTVSIHGHEYYDEGYGIRMPPVYLTSLFEQPNRKTGETKIIDGVRELKYSREENPTTRSLEKAIAKLEEGEDALAFNSGMGAISSVLLSRLSSESKVVIPMEAYSGTIALLVNLSKKIGFKLEKVWPSTEKIIEAIEKDADLAIVETITNPTLRVVDIGEIAKVSAEKGTFLIVDNTFASPILYTPLLHGASLVIESTTKYISGHNDVVGGVIAGKREDVLFLWEWRKLLGTIMQPFEAFLVLRGMKSFAVRMEAHSRNALAVAEFLSEHPRVSEVYYPGLESNPYREIASRLFRKKMYGGVVSFKVKGGRDFALSVLRKLKIIIPSPSFGGPESLLTYPIISASKYIQEEDRRALGITEDLLRLSVGLEDVDDIIEDLDQALS
- a CDS encoding P-loop NTPase encodes the protein MMRNEDPRDNTIPIRLKEISVILPAVSYKGGVGKTTISSLLALSLADSGASVGLLDLDFTNPSTHLVLGLDLNVAMPREDKGILPVEVEGIKLMTLAFFTKNNPTPLRGKELNEAFKEILSITIWGKLDFLVIDMPPGLSDITLNVLRFMKEKLYPLVISSSSKLSIHPTINLIRMFSEIGILPIALILNEGAGSPKLYSEILDAYQKENIGKIFRIERDDRIENAYGNPDLLRKTTVYAALKQLSRDLLATFGKKS
- the hypA gene encoding hydrogenase nickel incorporation protein HypA, with product MVHEWALAESIATYLSEKHGGRAFNKIVIGVGILQSIDLDILDFALRELLNQYNVKVAKIEYRTIEVELKCRACGYSWKLLPEELGAEASEMIHFIPEAIHSFIKCPRCGSRDYEVLKGRGIYIEEISYDEE
- a CDS encoding proton-conducting transporter membrane subunit, whose translation is MNLESQIAVLLLAYTILSYSIHVIARYLKDLIVNVLSIATGIAMAYLCFNARGVAGLIGSMGVLTLIVSLLIAELYRVERRAMFSMLGVYFVGTSILLLITDSALRLFIYWEIIAMVMIGSLALYRSNDGYEAALKYAIICLPSSIVGLFGLILAISETGSLAFPELLLGAASLSKALMAIGFGAEIALFPMYVWLPSVYVGMHPLLLAVEVSSILPATSYIVGTIASMSPATALVISSLALIGSLVGSLSSIVQGDLRKLLSYSTLSQIGYIVLGLSAGTTLARSYSILQMIAHEIPKASLLLISFALLSRLKTSEVNSLSRLGGSYKFVVIGSALALLGLPPFLSFWSELYIFLGTFSAGTPWNILAIVYFTAIVLSTGYAFKIIYTYAEGAAESERIGTDAMGLLILLFFLLSILLSPLQSSILQYFLGFSP
- a CDS encoding NADH-quinone oxidoreductase subunit L — its product is METTTNLLAILSLNSFVASALILLFRRRAIAELLAIASAILSLAISMYLISLPYLPIEIQFLPHISLYLDRLSAFFSLVVSLIGSAVAIYSVDYMKNAKDFTRYYSLISLFVGAMLNLVLASDIIYLLLNWELVGVCSALLIAYWWERKEARRAGMKALIMTRIGDVGLMAFASIALYYGESSIPAILSSQQLSLKLIPFLPLLVLAAMGKSAQFPLHTWLPDAMEGPTTVSALLHAATMVKAGVYLMLRFYPIFLGNQAAVAFLLAVSIITLYLSSLAGLVSMDIKRVLAFSTLSSLSLMFIAICLGEFYVALLYLFNHALFKALLFLVSGRVEHSLHTRDISRLKGLWGKGFKIETAGFLIGALSAAGLPPLSAGIVKEELFVGMIPHFSLLEYYLIAGTMSFLMAIFIMRPFVLSFLGRTSNEGAHDKERTPLMTGVNLFLLAMTLIAIVPTIIISRYLGGSGLKLEIETLPFLGVLLGILCAFFIPRTNVSISNIMRKSIESSFGIDIAYNRIGEVFYRYISMAASKLNSGKASQGLRGMIAIVVLIIIALVVFAP